The following proteins come from a genomic window of Methanosarcina sp. MTP4:
- a CDS encoding PAS domain S-box protein — MSSIKNAEKTKENGDEGKWIEQFPAKNPNPVIRVKTDGTVLYANRAATPLLKSWDVEVGGKLPKTLKSLVRKVSGREKDEELELKVGGRVYLLTFYYEPGEEAINIYSFDISSRVQREKETKKKHLRLEKALWNNLQIMETMVDTIPAPVYYKDREGKYMGCNRLFADQIIGLPEEKIKGFKLTELETIISPATAREYQQLDMELLRKGGKQVYETVIPYLNGEEREIHVSRAVYRDETENFAILVGVLLDISELKKVEKALRDNLQFQETLLDAIPIPVFYKDMRGIYLGCNELFASRILGLPKENIVGHSMREFEDKVPREFADLYEKYDLKLLRENESQYYEAKVRCAKKGEIRDFLITKALYFDTAGKRAGIVGIMQDITERKKGEEILQKSEERYQLAAEQTGQIIYDYDIQADRDDWAGAIEKLTGYSFEEFQKFNIEGWASHIHPEDRKRAVKAHYDSFETDTPYHEEYRFMRKDGSYFYAEDRGIFLKDRSGRIYRMLGVIKDITERKAAEEALEKTGKIRKREIHHRIKNNLQVISSLLELQAEKFDDEEVLEAFRESQNRVASMAIIHEELYGSKDKDMLTLDFSAYLRKLTADLLNSYTLKSDNIRLELEVEEIFIGIDTAVPLGIIINELVSNSLKHAFTPEKPGEIRISFLRTENYENGRKNSKNSDNGNGDNAENKGQNGLSLIVSDSGEGFPEEIDFRNTDSLGLQLVNTLVDQIGGTIELKKGRGTEFSIRFREPEK, encoded by the coding sequence GTGTCCAGCATAAAAAACGCTGAAAAGACGAAAGAGAACGGCGATGAAGGAAAGTGGATAGAACAATTTCCCGCAAAAAACCCGAACCCTGTAATCAGGGTGAAAACTGACGGGACAGTCCTCTACGCAAACAGAGCAGCTACACCCCTGCTGAAAAGCTGGGATGTGGAAGTGGGAGGAAAACTCCCGAAAACCCTGAAAAGTCTTGTGAGAAAGGTGAGCGGCAGAGAAAAAGATGAAGAACTTGAGTTGAAAGTTGGGGGAAGGGTGTACCTGCTGACCTTCTATTATGAGCCAGGGGAGGAAGCCATAAACATCTACAGTTTTGACATCAGTTCCCGGGTGCAGAGGGAAAAAGAAACGAAAAAAAAGCACCTCCGGCTGGAAAAAGCCCTCTGGAACAACCTCCAGATTATGGAAACCATGGTGGACACCATTCCCGCACCCGTATATTACAAAGACAGGGAAGGGAAGTACATGGGCTGCAACAGGCTCTTTGCAGACCAGATCATCGGGCTGCCGGAAGAAAAGATCAAGGGCTTCAAACTGACCGAACTGGAAACAATAATATCTCCTGCTACTGCCAGGGAGTACCAGCAGCTGGACATGGAACTCCTGAGGAAAGGAGGCAAACAAGTTTACGAAACCGTAATCCCCTACCTGAACGGGGAGGAAAGAGAGATCCACGTCAGCAGAGCCGTTTACAGGGATGAAACGGAAAACTTTGCCATTCTGGTAGGGGTACTGCTGGATATAAGCGAACTTAAAAAGGTTGAAAAAGCCCTCCGGGACAACCTGCAGTTCCAGGAAACCCTCCTTGACGCGATTCCGATTCCCGTGTTTTACAAGGACATGAGGGGGATTTACCTCGGCTGCAACGAACTGTTTGCCAGCAGGATTCTTGGCCTTCCAAAAGAGAACATCGTCGGGCACTCCATGCGCGAGTTTGAGGATAAAGTCCCCCGGGAATTTGCTGATTTATATGAAAAATACGACCTGAAACTGCTCAGAGAAAACGAAAGCCAGTACTATGAAGCAAAAGTCAGGTGTGCGAAAAAAGGAGAAATTCGGGACTTCCTCATTACAAAAGCCCTCTACTTCGATACTGCAGGCAAAAGGGCCGGGATTGTCGGCATAATGCAGGACATCACCGAGCGCAAAAAAGGCGAAGAGATTTTGCAAAAAAGTGAAGAGAGGTACCAGCTGGCTGCAGAACAGACAGGGCAGATAATATACGATTATGACATCCAGGCAGACCGGGACGATTGGGCAGGGGCAATTGAAAAACTTACGGGATACAGCTTTGAAGAGTTCCAGAAATTCAACATAGAAGGCTGGGCTTCCCATATCCACCCGGAAGACCGAAAAAGGGCTGTAAAGGCGCATTATGACAGCTTCGAAACCGACACTCCGTACCATGAAGAATACCGCTTCATGAGGAAAGACGGGAGCTATTTTTACGCAGAAGACAGAGGAATTTTCCTGAAGGACAGAAGCGGCCGAATCTACAGGATGCTGGGCGTAATCAAAGACATCACGGAAAGAAAAGCAGCAGAAGAAGCCCTTGAAAAGACCGGAAAAATCCGGAAGAGGGAAATCCACCACCGTATAAAGAACAACCTCCAGGTGATTTCCAGCCTTCTTGAACTTCAAGCAGAGAAATTTGATGACGAAGAAGTCCTCGAAGCTTTCAGAGAAAGCCAGAACCGTGTTGCGTCAATGGCTATTATTCACGAGGAACTCTACGGAAGCAAAGACAAGGACATGCTGACCCTTGACTTTTCAGCATACCTCCGGAAACTGACCGCAGACCTCCTGAACTCCTACACCCTGAAAAGCGACAATATCAGGCTTGAACTTGAAGTAGAGGAAATATTCATCGGGATAGACACCGCCGTCCCCCTGGGTATTATCATCAACGAACTGGTCTCAAACTCCCTGAAACATGCCTTTACCCCGGAAAAACCGGGAGAAATCCGGATAAGTTTCCTGAGGACAGAAAACTATGAAAATGGCCGGAAAAACTCGAAAAACAGCGACAATGGAAACGGGGACAACGCTGAAAATAAAGGACAAAACGGGCTCAGCCTGATAGTTTCAGATAGCGGGGAAGGATTCCCTGAAGAAATTGATTTCAGGAACACCGATTCACTAGGCCTCCAGCTTGTGAACACCCTTGTAGACCAGATAGGGGGTACGATCGAGCTTAAAAAAGGAAGAGGCACGGAATTTTCGATCAGGTTCAGGGAACCTGAAAAATGA
- a CDS encoding elongation factor 1-beta: MGEVAAKMKVMPETIETDLNELKEKLRAAVPEGVEVYGEIIEEPVAFGLKALIITIIVGDQEGGTEAVEEAFSKVPGAENVQILELGRL; the protein is encoded by the coding sequence ATGGGCGAAGTAGCAGCAAAAATGAAGGTCATGCCGGAAACCATTGAAACCGACCTTAACGAGCTGAAAGAGAAGCTCAGAGCCGCAGTTCCGGAAGGCGTCGAAGTATACGGGGAAATCATAGAGGAACCCGTTGCCTTCGGATTAAAGGCCCTGATCATCACCATAATTGTCGGAGACCAGGAAGGCGGAACCGAAGCCGTGGAAGAAGCTTTCTCAAAGGTCCCCGGCGCAGAGAACGTCCAGATCCTGGAACTCGGCCGTCTCTAA
- a CDS encoding HVO_2753 family zinc finger protein, which yields MENKMSPNKVEYCTSCGIRLEEKGNVKFPCPKCGAEVGRCVSCRQQGNVYTCPKCGFQGP from the coding sequence ATGGAGAATAAAATGTCACCAAACAAAGTTGAATACTGTACCTCATGTGGTATCCGCCTGGAAGAAAAGGGCAACGTAAAGTTCCCCTGCCCCAAGTGCGGAGCCGAAGTCGGAAGATGTGTCAGCTGCAGGCAACAGGGCAACGTTTACACCTGTCCGAAATGCGGATTCCAGGGACCCTGA
- a CDS encoding amino acid kinase, with protein MAVLGMEQYACCLLDKSRAAATHSIKNPPSEVSIFFPYGLLKAEDPLPHSWDVTSDTIAAWVAHQTGARFVKVTDVDGVFLEGELVREISAPALASTGTSCTGTSCTDRALPEFLLKNRMDCMIVNGKYPERVLLAVYGRPVLGTWVKGNI; from the coding sequence ATGGCGGTGCTCGGGATGGAGCAGTACGCCTGCTGCCTTCTCGACAAAAGCAGGGCTGCGGCCACACACTCAATAAAGAACCCGCCCTCCGAGGTTTCTATCTTCTTCCCCTACGGACTCCTGAAAGCCGAAGACCCTCTGCCCCATTCCTGGGACGTGACCTCGGACACGATTGCGGCATGGGTCGCACACCAAACGGGCGCTCGCTTCGTAAAGGTCACGGACGTGGACGGGGTTTTCCTGGAAGGGGAACTTGTAAGAGAGATTTCCGCCCCTGCCCTGGCATCAACCGGGACGAGCTGTACCGGAACAAGCTGTACCGACAGGGCACTTCCGGAATTCCTCCTGAAAAACAGAATGGATTGCATGATTGTAAACGGGAAATATCCGGAAAGGGTGCTTCTGGCGGTGTACGGGAGGCCTGTGCTGGGAACGTGGGTAAAGGGGAATATTTAA
- a CDS encoding pentapeptide repeat-containing protein → MHSGHVSELSSPDLPLTEASFSRLFSSFPEATFSEATFSEATFSEATFSEATFPKVSFS, encoded by the coding sequence ATGCACTCAGGGCATGTATCGGAACTATCTTCTCCAGATCTGCCTCTCACGGAAGCTTCCTTTTCCCGGTTGTTTTCTTCCTTTCCGGAGGCTACCTTTTCAGAGGCTACCTTTTCAGAGGCTACCTTTTCAGAGGCTACCTTTTCAGAGGCTACCTTTCCGAAGGTTTCCTTTTCCTGA
- a CDS encoding hydantoinase/oxoprolinase family protein — MKSKVIGLDIGGANTKLASSDGTVVELHYLPLWKNTQLPGVLKEIAERLRPEKVAVVMTGELADCFEDKEQGISFIMEAVDAAFGPGKCSYVNSKGRFRQESEGLRELAAANWAASARLIGKELGDCIFVDVGSTTSDIIPIIAGEHRAGHTDFSRLLRSELVYAGTLRTNLAALLEKVKLEEGYCRTSSELFATTADAYLLLGEIREDQFTCETADGAGRNRTDAMRRLARVICADLSEIREEDILEMARQVKEKQVSLLAEAIFEVAEKNGVRRIAAAGLGEFMIREAAERLGFECVSVAGHWGEEISKVFPAYAAARLLDSEKA; from the coding sequence ATGAAATCAAAGGTTATCGGGCTTGATATCGGAGGAGCAAATACCAAACTTGCTTCCTCGGACGGGACAGTTGTGGAACTGCACTACCTACCCCTCTGGAAAAATACGCAACTTCCCGGGGTTTTAAAGGAGATTGCAGAGCGTCTCCGCCCCGAAAAAGTTGCCGTGGTAATGACAGGGGAGCTTGCGGACTGTTTTGAAGATAAAGAACAGGGCATCAGCTTCATAATGGAAGCAGTAGACGCCGCATTCGGGCCCGGGAAATGCTCTTACGTCAACAGCAAAGGAAGGTTCCGGCAGGAAAGCGAAGGGCTCCGGGAACTTGCAGCTGCAAACTGGGCGGCTTCAGCCCGGCTGATCGGGAAGGAACTTGGAGACTGCATTTTCGTGGACGTGGGAAGCACCACTAGCGACATCATCCCCATAATTGCAGGAGAACACAGGGCAGGGCACACGGACTTTTCAAGGCTGCTCCGGAGCGAGCTCGTATACGCGGGCACCCTCAGGACAAACCTTGCAGCTCTCCTGGAGAAAGTAAAACTTGAAGAAGGCTACTGCCGGACCTCCTCCGAACTCTTCGCAACCACTGCAGACGCCTACCTCCTGCTCGGGGAAATCAGGGAAGACCAGTTCACCTGTGAGACCGCGGACGGAGCGGGCAGGAACAGGACCGATGCAATGCGGAGACTCGCCCGGGTGATCTGTGCGGACCTTTCCGAAATCAGGGAAGAAGACATCCTCGAGATGGCCAGGCAGGTAAAGGAAAAACAGGTATCTCTCCTGGCAGAAGCGATTTTTGAAGTCGCGGAAAAGAACGGGGTCCGGAGGATTGCAGCCGCGGGGCTAGGGGAATTCATGATAAGGGAAGCCGCAGAGAGGCTCGGCTTTGAATGCGTCTCTGTTGCAGGGCACTGGGGCGAGGAAATTTCAAAAGTATTTCCAGCTTACGCAGCCGCTCGCCTGCTTGATTCCGAGAAGGCATAA
- a CDS encoding ATP-grasp domain-containing protein, producing MKILIAEFAVGTDVEKSLIPEGAAMLKTLSESFARLGHEVYYPTASTRICAGTAIESTAENFLQVIEKKAGECDAGLLIAPDEMLPELNRLLEENTTNLGCSPESAACCADKLRCTESLLNAGIGAPGLAAEPEEGRQYVIKPRFGCGAEETYLVRKFEPGEKVIASEYIEGMHLSVSLVAGEKPLPLTVNRQFIEFGTQKCVSGKAGKEKEEGAKSGIKYNGSLTPYETSRKTELVETAVSAASCLNCSGYVGVDIVLADHPYVVDVNPRPTASLFGIRRVMKEEIGDLLLKNKFGGLPDSVHIEGEYRFSKDMLGEIFGQN from the coding sequence ATGAAAATCCTGATCGCAGAATTTGCCGTCGGTACGGACGTCGAGAAGTCCCTGATCCCGGAGGGGGCAGCAATGCTCAAGACCCTTTCGGAAAGCTTTGCCCGTTTGGGGCACGAAGTGTACTACCCGACTGCCAGCACCAGGATCTGCGCAGGCACAGCTATCGAGTCCACGGCTGAAAACTTCCTTCAGGTTATTGAGAAAAAGGCAGGAGAGTGCGATGCAGGGCTGTTGATCGCCCCGGACGAGATGCTCCCGGAACTGAACAGGCTCCTTGAAGAAAACACTACAAACCTGGGCTGTTCCCCGGAATCCGCAGCATGCTGCGCGGACAAACTCCGGTGCACGGAATCCCTGCTGAATGCCGGGATAGGAGCTCCGGGGCTTGCGGCAGAACCGGAGGAAGGGAGGCAGTACGTAATAAAGCCGAGATTCGGCTGCGGAGCCGAAGAGACTTACCTCGTCCGGAAATTCGAGCCTGGGGAGAAGGTCATTGCAAGCGAGTACATCGAAGGCATGCACCTGAGCGTAAGCCTTGTCGCGGGAGAAAAACCGCTCCCCCTCACGGTAAACCGGCAGTTCATCGAATTCGGGACGCAAAAATGCGTATCCGGGAAAGCCGGAAAAGAAAAGGAAGAAGGAGCAAAGTCCGGCATAAAATACAACGGCAGCCTTACCCCCTACGAAACCTCGAGAAAAACCGAACTGGTCGAAACCGCAGTTTCCGCAGCAAGCTGCCTGAACTGTTCGGGGTATGTGGGAGTGGATATCGTGCTTGCGGACCATCCTTACGTTGTAGATGTAAACCCGAGGCCCACAGCCTCACTTTTCGGGATCAGACGGGTCATGAAAGAGGAAATAGGGGACCTGCTCCTGAAGAACAAATTCGGAGGGCTTCCCGATTCGGTACACATCGAGGGAGAATACCGCTTTTCAAAAGACATGCTCGGAGAAATCTTCGGACAAAATTAA
- a CDS encoding heat-shock protein translates to MPGNISSKNSDSPSVFENPFVKTLSVSVLMGIFLVDMGLGLFEIFLTKASPLPLALVLLIFAIMFIAGMVFYERHGMDPIGSLIGGGIAGFGLSFVLVSLVGGVQFALGGGISSLGWEQVTSAVAASMVASVVMLKILSYKLEDRFY, encoded by the coding sequence GTGCCTGGTAATATAAGTAGCAAAAATTCTGATTCTCCCTCGGTATTCGAGAACCCTTTTGTCAAGACTCTCTCTGTCTCGGTCCTTATGGGGATCTTTCTGGTTGACATGGGGCTCGGGCTTTTTGAGATTTTTTTAACTAAGGCAAGTCCCCTGCCTCTCGCACTCGTACTTCTGATCTTTGCGATAATGTTTATTGCCGGTATGGTCTTTTATGAACGGCACGGGATGGACCCCATAGGGTCTCTGATAGGGGGTGGAATTGCGGGTTTCGGGCTTTCTTTCGTGCTCGTATCTCTTGTCGGGGGCGTACAGTTTGCCCTTGGAGGAGGAATTTCATCTCTGGGATGGGAACAGGTAACTTCGGCAGTTGCCGCTTCAATGGTCGCAAGTGTGGTAATGCTTAAAATACTCTCTTACAAACTTGAGGACCGCTTTTACTGA